From Parambassis ranga chromosome 9, fParRan2.1, whole genome shotgun sequence, the proteins below share one genomic window:
- the dmxl1 gene encoding dmX-like protein 1 isoform X1: MNLHQVLTGAVNPGDNCFSVGSVNNVPFTAYASGCDVVILGSDFERLQIIPGAKHGNIQVGCVDCSLQGGQIAASYGSIVCIFEPVKNPDLKETSLTKWNCQWQKTGQFVLQSMVRNLAWHPTGSTLLTGSSSLQLWSNDGEKGEEEGKQTEMNMRDSRSAWRCIWQSKTASPVNLMKFSPDGEFFATAGQDDCLVKVWYSTSKWKSSVSRLFTPPEPTVSVQGDLTFSFVYLAHPRSVTGFSWRKTSKYMPRGAVCNVLLTCCKDSVCRLWAETLLPGDSLLFGHYNNHMFGQYNEALKCATPSKKNGCNGKTQEFNFQESWHSSFYRDIPQPSLTGGLPHHQSRHCNHKKSSTSMPHANALCHFHIAASINPATDIPLLPSISSLSAVDDDEPGSLFTVHWLNNKELHFTLAMEVFLLRGSLQQQNECSNEEPEIEDDFDEEDNSGRPSDPQGAEAVKLPTAAVEHQVDVLLEEWNKGADMLFSIHPMDGSLLVWHVDWLDEYQPGMFRQAQVSFVSRIPVAFPAGDAISLSHSVVMYACNKNVDLAIQHGRQRPTGSTLPQAKSALISYGGQGKAAPSSSLRLSIFTPNVLMISKHADGSLNQWAVSFAEDSAFSTVLSVSHKSRYCGHRFHLNDLACHSLLPLLLTTSHHNALRTPEADSILAPPEACSSGFSHSTSLPYGSRPSRMSLGVISQDPNAIYSELILWRVDPVGPLSLSGGVSELARINSLHASAFANVAWLPTLIPSSCLGVYCNSPSACFVASDGRSLRLYQAVIEAKKLLSELSNPEISKYVGEVFNIISQQSTAKPGCIIELDAITDFQGKETQLLHVFEEDLILGIERTESTQETPDSPHSASSEPAFSARFFLVVVELTPTGRSLLHMWHLHLAARPITMEENMTPKDATSASPLNTSQFIFDTLSSSLAQKNKSCTSNLQSACRLSLTTHRLYSQEMALPAGVEAISVTPSAGHLSASCSLPAGRVPYLLATSCSDGKVRFWRCNVVTTEPSSMDNLVYQWEEWPLLVEERLPNSSAVSVPGRPVEVSCCHTGRIAVAYKQTSNTPLNSTPHLKPHGLLTSPPTLASSPYVSSYNDNNTNTYTYITPALTVQHSQNLTLSPNLAKEPLVHIGIYQCESTGGSQWILEQTIVLDTTEATANCGISSNMIGSADIPNNTDFSIPNENCLGSTSKSLVHLDWVSQEDGSHVLTVGIGTKIYMYGCLAGKPPELGLSSDVSRDQSLSRLVLLRSVNLVSSVEGSLPIPVSLSWVRDGILVVGMDCEMHVYSQWQPPLPPKPNVTITHDTDISSSVSSIVSAVRQCQEECVFLGAPTSLLAPPKKALTRSMMSLAQKLSGKRTAYDLPVEMEDSGLFEASHQLFPTLPQYHPVQLLELMDLGKVHRAKAILSHLVKCIAGEIVALKDSNANPEKRLRSRTISAGGSTATDRKMFSKAENATTDYTEISSIPPLPLYALLAADEDTPKTEKVGSVSADSGHGSSHTDAYDELFHTPNIVDHDPLDTDQEEAGNKVIDLSQYSPTYFGPEHAQVLSSHLLHSSLPGLTRMEQMSLMALADTIATTSTDLKDSQGKSKGGETLDECGLKFLLAVRLHTFLSTSLPPAHRAQLLRQGLSTCHYAWAFHSEAEEELLNMLPSLQKGEPTWPELRSMGVGWWLRSTNKLRRCIEKVAKASFQRNNDPLDAAIFYLALKKKAVVWGLYRSQKNAKMTDFFRNNFSEDRWRKAALKNAFSLLGKQRFQHSAAFFLLAGSLKDAVEVCLEKMQDLQLALVISRLYESEFETASTYKKILQRHVLGQDKRIPAHQDPFLRSIACWVLEDYSRALDTLIEQPANRLGSTEIKSDAGSSSVSTCNPEVFNFYIYLRTHPLLLRRHFGSSDKAKVGLTAEGRRADSISLEERRLFFTTAYAHLHAGCPMLALEVLSKMPKVHKHSKLLSQEDTGIAGELSVGSRNEPTSDPDWSQPALNGYESDGNSLSNSQSDSVLSFDWSQPSLTLPDEPLELKWDSDKDDEDNDDNEEETKNDKSGRTADSSSVFQDTQDAISTQMETVTEEDGNDFIAPSDDILVAQLKFTACLKIMTSELRTLSTGYELDGGKLRYQLYQWLEREVVALQHCCSYKPCLPELSVQGDVPVSGLVEEEQPTSSHGDSQRRRRHWLQSNQPLLRMFLSYCSLHGSHGGGLASVRMELILLLQESHQDGIIQSEVTSASQPTSIPLLMACTANVKTVVANPIVYLTNLTHDILQTINALDSPPHPDVVNNEIYVLHTLAASLSACIYQCLCDGHTYSHVNHFTGTVYQSVLLSEKQTVRTVSLDESVQPNTSPAQWPGIASLIRQLSSAGEDSQPGLVVLLCEILTAVFLSLFVHGMATHSCNELFRIVAHPLNSTLWVTVFGGGARTPVIEKPSSPTRTPPPASPSGSDRKSRRFRLLSSRSGSKEESGIEREGPSSPRHFPVVEQETPSVFKERFVPPELSVWDYFIAKPSQPPSENRIEYDSEESQGSQDEDDDDDGEYEDVFDPNSPQREHSNHNSYSWCLMRLAMVQLVLVNLKSFYPMAGYDLLDLPVGSPLCHAVLKTLQRWEQVLQKRLEIFGGPPSKYISTYLQDETATPGPALLRHKALFEPSNTPFRTSHQSALPVKRLWQFLVKQEEVQETFIRHIFTKKPGSNQSVEDQTDNMKYSGMDETGSNQTESELGCPGGKARIIHKESDIITAFAINKANRNCLAMASTHDIQELDVSSILATQILTWIDEDETEAKGVGGDDFLVVHARDDFVTLHGTTPYTHSTPGTPINVPWLGAMQTGRGAAVMIKRNINNVRRMTSHPTLPYYLTGAQDGSVRMFEWGHSQQIICFRSPGNSRVTRIRFNHQGNKFGIVDADGGLSLWQTNTSGNTPKPYLTLHCHNKTAHDFVFVGSSSLIATAGLSTDNRNVCLWDTLVTPANSLVHAFCCHESGATVLSMAPRQQLLITGGRKGWISVLELPHRHQRQSFQAHDSPVKALAVDPTEDCFISGSAEGNIKVWSLSTQCLIHTFPNEHARQSLFRNLGTGVMQIEVGPANHIFSCGADGTMKMRVLPDRFSVTNNNNHGNLKSDVKFII; the protein is encoded by the exons CATGTTTGGTCAATACAATGAAGCACTCAAATGTGCTACACCCTCTAAGAAAAATGGCTGCAATGGGAAGACACAAGAA TTCAATTTCCAAGAATCCTGGCACTCCTCCTTTTATCGGGATATACCCCAGCCCTCTCTGACTGGCGGCCTGCCTCACCATCAGAGCCGACACTGTAACCACAAGAAAAGCAGCACTAGCATGCCCCATGCCAACGCTCTCTGCCACTTCCACATCGCTGCCAGCATCAACCCTGCCACAG acATTCCTCTACtgccctccatctcctccttaAGTGCTGTGGATGACGATGAACCTGGAAGTCTGTTTACTGTCCACTGGCTCAATAACAAAGAGCTTCATTTTACTTTAGCTATGGAAGTCTTCCTGCTCAGAGGCAGTCTGCAGCAACAGAATGAATGCTCCAATGAAG agccTGAGATTGAAGATGACTTTGATGAAGAAGATAACAGTGGCAGGCCAAGTGATCCTCAAGGAGCTGAAGCCGTAAAGCTTCCCACTGCAGCAGTGGAGCACCAGGTGGATGTGCTGTTAGAGGAGTGGAATAAAGGGGCTGACATGCTGTTCAGTATTCATCCCATGGACGGCTCTTTGTTAGTCTGGCATGTGGACTGGTTAGATGAATATCAGCCAGGCATGTTCCGGCAAGCTCAG gtTTCGTTTGTGTCCCGTATCCCTGTAGCATTCCCTGCAGGTGATGCAATTTCCCTGAGCCACAGTGTCGTTATGTATGCCTGCAACAAGAACGTAGATCTGGCTATCCAACATGGCAGACAGCGACCGACTGGAAGTACGTTGCCTCAAGCAAAATCTGCTCTAATAAGCTATGGAGGTCAAGGAAAAGCAGCACCCAGCAGTAGTCTTCGACTGAGCATTTTCACCCCCAATGTGCTCATGATTTCTAAACATGCTGATGGCTCTCTAAACCAGTGGGCAGTCAGCTTCGCAGAAGATTCTGCTTTCTCCACTGTGCTAAGCGTGTCTCACAAGTCACGGTACTGTGGCCACCGCTTCCACCTCAATGACCTGGCCTGTCACTCATTGCTCCCTCTTCTCCTCACCACCTCACACCACAATGCCTTGAGGACGCCAGAGGCAGACAGCATCCTGGCTCCTCCAGAGGCCTGCTCCTCTGGTTTCTCTCATTCCACGTCTCTGCCCTATGGGTCCCGACCCAGCCGGATGTCTCTCGGTGTCATTTCCCAGGATCCAAATGCGATCTACAGTGAGCTGATTCTGTGGCGAGTGGACCCTGTCGGCCCACTGTCTTTGTCAGGCGGGGTGTCAGAACTTGCTAGGATCAATTCCCTTCATGCTTCAGCGTTTGCTAATGTAGCCTGGCTTCCCACACTCATTCCCAGCAGCTGTTTAG GTGTGTACTGTAACTCTCCGAGTGCCTGCTTTGTGGCAAGTGATGGCCGGTCACTCAGGCTCTACCAGGCTGTTATTGAAGCTAAGAAACTTCTGAGTGAGCTCTCTAATCCTGAGATATCT aaatATGTTGGTGAGGTATTCAACATTATCAGTCAGCAGTCCACAGCAAAACCAGGGTGTATTATAGAGCTGGATGCCATTACTGACTTT CAGGGCAAGGAGACCCAGCTCCTGCATGTTTTTGAGGAGGATCTGATCCTTGGCATTGAGAGAACTGAGAGCACACAGGAAACTCCTGATTCTCCTCACAGTG CCTCCAGTGAGCCAGCCTTCTCGGCACGTTTTTTTCTGGTGGTGGTAGAATTAACCCCAACAGGTCGCTCACTCCTCCACATGTGGCATCTGCATCTTGCTGCTCGGCCCATCACCATGG AGGAGAACATGACACCGAAGGATGCCACTTCAGCTTCTCCTCTGAACACGTCTCAGTTTATCTTTGACACGCTCAGTTCTTCACTTGCTCAGAAGAATAAATCCTGCACTTCCAATCTGCAGAGCGCCTGTCGCCTCAGCCTCACCACACACAGGCTGTACAGCCAGGAGATGGCTCTTCCAGCAGGGGTAGAAGCCATCAGTGTTACTccctcagcag GTCACTTGAGTGCATCGTGTTCTCTGCCAGCTGGTCGTGTGCCTTACCTACTAGCTACTTCCTGTTCTGATGGAAAAGTGCGCTTCTGGAGGTGTAACGTTGTCACAACAGAACCCTCCAGTATGGACAACCTGGTGTATCAGTGGGAGGAGTGGCCTCTTCTAGTGGAGGAGCGGCTTCCCAACAGCAGCGCAGTAAGTGTGCCAGGCCGCCCAGTAGAGGtgagctgctgtcacactgGACGGATTGCCGTTGCCTACAAGCAGACATCTAACACACCTCTGAACTCAACACCTCATCTGAAACCTCATGGACTGCTGACTTCACCTCCTACCTTGGCATCTTCCCCCTATGTGTCCTCCTACAACGACAACAACACCAACACCTACACCTACATAACTCCAGCGCTCACTGTACAGCACAGCCAGAATCTTACACTCAGCCCTAACCTAGCCAAAGAACCACTGGTCCACATTGGCATCTACCAGTGTGAGTCTACTGGTGGTTCGCAGTGGATTCTAGAGCAGACCATAGTCTTGGACACCACAGAGGCCACAGCTAACTGTGGTATTAGCAGCAACATGATTGGAAGTGCCGATATTCCAAATAACACAGACTTCTCAATACCAAATGAGAATTGTCTTGGTTCTACTAGTAAGAGTCTGGTTCATTTGGACTGGGTCTCCCAAGAGGATGGATCACATGTTCTGACTGTTGGCATTGGAACAAAGATTTATATGTATGGCTGTCTAGCCGGAAAGCCTCCAGAACTGGGACTGTCTTCTGATGTGAGCCGAGACCAGAGCCTGTCACGCCTGGTTCTCCTTCGATCAGTCAATCTGGTCTCGTCTGTTGAAGGCTCATTACCTATCCCAGTTTCCCTCTCCTGGGTGCGAGATGGCATCTTGGTTGTAGGCATGGACTGTGAGATGCACGTCTACTCTCAGTGGCAGCCTCCGCTACCCCCCAAACCTAATGTCACAATTACACATGACACAGATATCAGCAGTAGTGTGTCCTCCATCGTCTCAGCTGTCAGACAGTgccaggaggagtgtgtgtttctcgGTGCCCCCACATCTTTACTGGCCCCTCCCAAAAAGGCCCTGACAAGATCGATGATGAGCCTGGCTCAGAAACTCAGTGGGAAGAGAACAGCTTATGACCTGCCTGTAGAGATGGAAGATTCTGGGCTTTTTGAAGCATCTCACCAACTCTTTCCCACTCTACCCCAGTACCATCCTGTGCAACTGCTGGAGCTTATGGACCTAGGGAAG GTTCACCGTGCTAAAGCGATTCTTTCCCATCTGGTGAAATGCATTGCTGGAGAAATAGTTGCACTTAAAGACAGTAATGCCAATCCAGAGAAACGTTTGCGCTCTCGAACCATCAGTGCAGGAGGTAGCACTGCCACAGACCGGAAGATGTTCAGCAAAGCTGAGAACGCCACCACTGACTATACAGAGATAAGCTCtatccctcctctgcctctatATGCCCTTCTGGCAGCTGATGAGGACACACCAAAAACTG AAAAAGTGGGCAGTGTGAGTGCAGATAGTGGGCACGGTTCCAGCCATACTGATGCTTATGATGAGCTCTTTCATACACCCAACATAGTGGACCATGACCCGCTGGACACTGATCAAGAGGAGGCAGGGAATAAG GTTATCGACCTGTCCCAGTACAGCCCCACATACTTTGGTCCAGAACATGCCCAGGTTCTGTCCAGCCACCTCCTTCACTCCAGCTTGCCTGGATTAACTCGTATGGAGCAGATGTCTCTCATGGCACTGGCCGACACGATTGCTACGACAAGCACTGACCTCAAGGATAGCCAGGGCAAGAGCAAAG GGGGAGAGACACTGGATGAGTGTGGTTTGAAGTTCTTGCTGGCTGTCAGACTCCATACCTTCCTCTCTACCTCCCTGCCTCCAGCACACCGAGCGCAGCTGCTCCGTCAAG GCTTGTCAACATGTCATTATGCCTGGGCCTTCCACtctgaagcagaggaggagctgctgaacaTGCTGCCTTCCCTACAGAAGGGAGAGCCCACCTGGCCTGAGCTGCGCTCCATGGGGGTGGGCTGGTGGCTCCGCAGCACCAACAAGCTGCGTCGGTGCATTGAGAAG GTTGCCAAGGCGTCTTTTCAGAGAAACAATGATCCTCTGGATGCAGCTATATTTTACCTCGCACTGAAAAAGAAGGCAGTTGTTTGGGGATTGTACAG GTCTCAGAAGAATGCAAAAATGACAGACTTTTTCCGCAACAACTTCAGCGAAGACCGATGGAGGAAAGCAGCTCTAAAAAATGCCTTTTCTCTGTTGGGGAAGCAGCGGTTCCAGCATTCTGCTGCCTTCTTCCTTCTAGCTGGCTCCCTTAAGGATGCTGTGGAG GTGTGTTTGGAAAAAATGCAGGACCTCCAGCTGGCCCTGGTGATCTCCAGATTGTATGAGTCTGAGTTTGAGACTGCATCCACCTACAAAAAGATCCTCCAGAGACATGTTCTGGGACAAGACAAACGG ATTCCAGCCCACCAGGACCCATTCCTGCGGAGCATAGCTTGCTGGGTCCTAGAGGACTACAGCAGAGCCTTGGACACTCTAATTGAGCAGCCTGCTAACCGTTTGGGGTCCACTGAGATCAAATCAGATGCTG GCTCCTCTTCTGTGTCTACATGTAACCCTGAGGTTTTCAACTTTTACATCTACCTCCGTACCCATCCACTCCTCCTTCGCCGGCATTTTGGCTCTTCAGACAAAGCTAAAGTTGGCCTGACTGCTGAAGGTCGCAGAGCTGACTCCATTAGTCTGGAAGAAAGGAGGCTGTTTTTCACCACTGCATATGCACATCTGCATGCTGGATGCCCTATGCTAGCTCTTGAAGTCCTCTCCAAGATGCCTAAAGTCCACAAGCATTCCAAACTCCTCAGCCAGGAAGATACAGGCATCGCTGGTGAACTCAGTGTGGGGAGTAGGAACGAACCAACATCTGACCCTGACTGGTCTCAGCCAGCTCTGAACGGCTATGAGTCAGACGGGAACAGCTTATCCAACAGCCAGTCGGATTCAGTGTTAAGTTTTGATTGGAGTCAGCCGTCGCTGACACTTCCAGACGAGCCCCTGGAGCTGAAGTGGGACAGTGACAAAGATGATGAAGACAATGATGACAATGAAGAAGAAACTAAAAATGATAAGAGTGGTAGGACTGCAGACAGTAGCAGCGTGTTCCAGGACACACAGGATGCCATTTCAACACAAATGGAGACAGTAACGGAAGAGGATGGCAATGATTTCATTGCACCATCTGACGACATCTTGGTGGCCCAGCTCAAGTTTACTGCCTGCTTGAAGATTATGACCAGTGAGCTCCGGACACTGTCGACAGGCTATGAACTGGATGGAGGGAagctgcgttaccagctctaTCAGTGGTTAGAAAGAGAG GTGGTGGCTCTCCAGCATTGCTGCAGCTATAAGCCTTGCCTGCCAGAGCTGTCAGTCCAGGGTGATGTACCTGTTTCTGGCctggtggaggaggaacag CCTACCAGCTCACATGGTGACAGCCAGAGGCGCAGGAGACACTGGCTGCAGAGCAACCAACCCTTACTGAGGATGTTCCTCAGCTACTGCAGTCTGCATGGCTCTCACGGTGGGGGACTGGCTTCTGTACGCATGGAGCTTATATTGCTGCTTCAAGAGTCTCATCAG GATGGCATCATTCAGTCAGAGGTGACATCAGCTTCCCAACCTACCTCGATCCCTCTTCTGATGGCATGTACGGCCAACGTGAAGACAGTGGTGGCCAATCCCATTGTCTACCTTACCAACCTAACTCATGACATCTTGCAGACCATCAATGCACTCGACTCTCCTCCACATCCTGATGTTGTAAACAATGAG ATCTATGTGTTGCACACCTTGGCTGCCTCCTTGTCTGCCTGTATATACCAGTGTCTCTGTGACGGACACACCTACAG CCATGTGAACCACTTCACTGGGACTGTATATCAGAGTGTTTTGCTGTCTGAGAAGCAGACGGTGAGAACTGTCAGCTTGGATGAGTCTGTTCAGCCCAACACTTCTCCAGCCCAGTGGCCAG gTATCGCCTCTCTGATTCGTCAGTTGAGCTCCGCAGGTGAGGACAGTCAGCCAGGCTTAgttgtgctgctctgtgagatcttgactgcagtcttcctcagccTGTTTGTTCACGGCATGGCCACTCACTCCTGCAATGAGCTGTTTCGCATCGTGGCCCACCCACTAAACAGCACACTCTGGGTGACGGTGTTCGGTGGCGGTGCCCGGACCCCTGTCATAGAGAAACCCAGCAGCCCGACAAGAACACCCCCGCCAG CCTCGCCAAGCGGCTCAGACAGGAAGTCCAGAAGATTCAGGCTTCTTTCATCACGCAGCGGATCAAAGGAAGAGTCTGGGATAGAGCGGGAAGGACCATCCAGTCCCAGACACTTTCCTGTTGTTGAACAGGAAACCCCTTCTGTCTTTAAAGAGCGATTTGTTCCTCCAGAGCTCAGCGTCTGGGATTATTTTATCGCCAAG CCTTCACAGCCGCCATCAGAAAACAGAATTGAATATGACTCAGAGGAGAGCCAGGGCAGCCAGGATGAGGACGATGACGATGACGGTGAATATGAGGATGTGTTTGACCCCAACTCTCCACAAAGAGAGCATTCGAACCACAATTCATACAG TTGGTGTTTGATGCGCCTGGCCATGGTCCAGCTGGTGTTGGTCAATCTCAAGTCCTTTTATCCAATGGCAGGATATGATCTATTAG ATCTGCCTGTGGGGTCTCCACTGTGTCATGCTGTGCTGAAGACGCTGCAGCGCTGGGAGCAGGTGCTGCAGAAAAGGCTGGAGATTTTTGGAGGGCCCCCTTCAAAGTACATCTCAACCTATCTCCAGGATGAAACGGCCACACCTGGCCCCGCCCTGCTCAGACACAAAGCCCTTTTTGAACCATCCAATACCCCATTCAG GACGAGCCACCAGTCAGCGCTCCCTGTGAAACGTTTATGGCAGTTTCTGGTCAAGCAGGAAGAAGTGCAGGAGACTTTCATCAGACACATCTTCACCAAGAAACCAGGCTCAAACCAG TCGGTTGAGGACCAGACTGACAATATGAAATATTCAGGGATGGACGAGACAGGAAGCAATCAG ACTGAGTCAGAGCTGGGATGCCCAGGAGGGAAagcacgcatcatccacaaggaatctgacatcatcacagcttTTGCCATCAACAAG GCAAATCGTAATTGTTTAGCCATGGCCTCCACCCATGACATTCAGGAGTTGGATGTGTCATCTATCTTGGCCACACAGATCTTGACATGGATCGATGAGGATGAGACTGAAGCCAAAGG TGTTGGTGGCGATGACTTTCTGGTGGTCCACGCACGTGACGACTTTGTCACCCTTCACGGCACCACACCGTACACCCACAGTACCCCTGGAACACCCATCAATGTGCCGTGGCTTGGGGCCATGCAGACAGGCAGGGGTGCAGCGGTG ATGATCAAGAGAAATATCAACAATGTGAGGAGAATGACCTCCCATCCCACACTGCCATACT ACCTGACAGGAGCTCAGGACGGCAGTGTGAGGATGTTTGAATGGGGTCACTCCCAGCAGATCATCTGCTTCAGAAGTCCGGGCAATTCCAGAGTCACCAGGATACGATTCAATCACCAAGGAAACAAG TTTGGCATTGTAGATGCTGATGGAGGTTTGAGTCTCTGGCAGACCAACACGAGCGGGAATACACCCAAACCGTACCTG ACTCTGCACTGCCACAACAAGACGGCTCATGACTTTGTCTTCGTGGGCTCCTCCTCCCTCATTGCCACTGCAGGGCTCTCAACAGACAACAG GAACGTCTGTCTGTGGGACACTCTGGTGACTCCTGCTAACAGCCTTGTACACG CTTTCTGCTGCCATGAGTCCGGTGCCACTGTGCTCTCCATGGCCCCCAGGCAGCAGCTGCTTATCACAGGTGGGAGGAAGGGCTGGATCAGCGTCTTGGAGCTTCCCCACCGGCACCAGCGGCAGAGCTTCCAGGCCCATGACTCACCGGTCAAAGCGCTGGCTGTGGATCCGACCGAGGACTGCTTCATCAGTGGATCAGCTGAGGGCAACATTAAG GTTTGGAGTCTGTCCACACAGTGTCTCATCCACACCTTTCCTAACGAACATGCGCGCCAGTCTCTGTTCAGAAACCTTGGTACGGGCGTGATGCAGATCGAGGTGGGACCAGCCAATCACATCTTCTCCTGCGGTGCTGATGGAACCATGAAGATGAGGGTCCTCCCCGACCGCTTCAGCgttaccaacaacaacaaccacggCAACCTCAAGAGTGACGTAAAGTTCATCATTTAG